In Brachyhypopomus gauderio isolate BG-103 chromosome 11, BGAUD_0.2, whole genome shotgun sequence, a single genomic region encodes these proteins:
- the tmem265 gene encoding transmembrane protein 121, with amino-acid sequence MLPSPQVCVSTLVTVSTMAVVDLYLLEQSMLGARGGVRLAVWPCVAVALGDLCFLLALRFVSAGVVSEARSPRRGFASALWFLFLSLLQLKLFFVCQNYRQERRPPDPLARKTLTLLLSVCLPSLFLILTGADHVTPLRRKQEVRGRLLWVVVDLLDVLDLQAGLWEAQGGAGVPLWVDGIVFFYCYVLLLLLPCVSLAELGVTAPPGQRGPRREAVYPWLSLVTINVLTLVLRGTGMLWFRDPRVSTVFLGKNLLALAVKLSSAWDKRTQGGGAAQGAGSGGGAGSQSPGAAVEQAEECGEACTSPPPQPARYHTLSRTHGHSHSLSHVSLNPADTSLAPAYISHEL; translated from the coding sequence ATGTTGCCCTCGCCTCAGGTGTGCGTGTCCACCCTGGTGACCGTGAGCACGATGGCAGTGGTTGACCTCTACCTGCTGGAGCAGAGCATGCTGGGAGCGCGGGGAGGCGTGCGGCTGGCCGTGTGGCCGTGCGTGGCCGTGGCCCTGGGCGACCTATGCTTCCTGCTGGCGCTGCGTTTCGTCTCGGCCGGCGTGGTCTCGGAGGCCCGCTCCCCGCGCCGGGGCTTCGCCAGCGCCCTCTGGTTCCTCTTCCTGTCGCTGCTGCAGCTCAAGCTCTTCTTCGTGTGCCAGAACTACAGGCAGGAGCGGCGGCCGCCCGACCCGCTGGCCCGCAAGACCCTCACGCTGCTGCTGTCCGTCTGCCTGCCCTCGCTCTTCCTCATCCTGACCGGCGCCGACCACGTGACTCCTCTGCGCAGGAAGCAGGAGGTGCGGGGCCGGCtgctgtgggtggtggtggaccTTCTGGACGTGCTGGACCTGCAGGCCGGACTGTGGGAGGCGCAAGGGGGCGCCGGCGTGCCGCTctgggtggacggcatcgtctTCTTCTACTGCTACGTCTTGCTGCTGCTGTTGCCCTGCGTGTCGCTGGCCGAGCTGGGCGTGACGGCGCCTCCGGGCCAGAGGGGCCCCCGCAGGGAGGCCGTCTACCCCTGGCTCAGCCTGGTCACCATCAACGTGCTCACGCTGGTGCTCAGGGGCACGGGCATGTTGTGGTTCAGGGACCCGCGCGTGTCCACCGTGTTCCTGGGGAAGAACCTGCTGGCCCTGGCCGTGAAGCTGAGCTCGGCGTGGGACAAACGCAcgcaggggggcggggctgctCAAGGGGCGGggtcggggggcggagccggaaGCCAGAGCCCCGGCGCGGCTGTGGAGCAAGCGGAGGAGTGCGGAGAGGCGTGCACGTCGCCGCCCCCTCAGCCTGCCCGGTACCACACGCTGTCTCGCACTCACGGCCACAGCCATTCGCTCTCCCATGTGAGCCTCAACCCTGCTGACACTTCCCTGGCACCTGCCTACATTTCCCATGAGCTCTAG